The genomic window cagaggttgtggaatcctcatcactgaaggtttttaagaatatgatagacaaacacctgtcaaggacagtctagatttacttggtcctgcctcagcacagggagctggTCTTTATGACTTCTAAAGGTCCctgccagccctacatttctgtgattttccTCAGTCTTTGTCAAATCAGTGTGCCAGTCATTGGGTGAATTCCAGTGGTTGTTACTATAGCTAGTGAAGTACTTTGGACCCTCTGAGATGAAAGGCACAATATGAATTTAAAATACTATTATTAGAACTGTTATTTTCCCTGAGATAATGGAAGAACATCAATAGAACAGTTCTTTGGAAAGGCAAAGTAATAATATAGATAACATTGCTGAGAGCACTGAAAGAGGCTCCTTTGTGCTATTAGGACAGGGGGGTTATCAGAATTAactgtaatttatttttatttcactttttagCTTTTTATTTAGATTTTCTACTGCAGAAGTTTCAAATATACGAATGGACTAGATGCAATTCTCATTCATCTATAATTTCATGTAATCAAAGCTACACAATTGTGCCCACAATAAGCTTGTTGTGTTTTACCACTGATTTTATGTTGCCTTTTTTTATTGTGAATATATTGGTTATAGCAGCCTGGAGGGCATTGAAATTACAAATATTCAAAGAAGGATGTTCAAACCACTTAGAAATCTCTCCCACATGTAAGTAGATTATTCCAGTTTTCCTTcttgtgttttgatttttttaattttacaaagtgcagaatgtttaaaaatagaaatatatgAGAACTTGCATTCACTGCCTCTCTGGCTGCTGAGTAGTTGAAAAACCAATTGATGCTGTCAGGTAGGCTGAGAGTATCATTAAGAAAaagtgatggagggaggaggtTAGGATTCATTTTAACATAATGATAAAGTTAAAATTATAATTAAATCTCCTAAACAGCAAAGTTCAGTTCCTTGTAAACAGATATTGTACTGACCCTATCTAGGTTTGCTTATTGATGTATACATGATCTAAAGTAATATTAATAGTACCAGTTTAGGTATGCTAGTATATGTATAATGTATTCTGATATAGACCATTATTAATGTTTCTGTCGCTCTCAGAATGTACCAAATCACTTTCCGCTGATGAAAAAATACAACCATAATCAGCAAGAATGATCAAACCTTTATCAGCATAAATTAAAACAAACTGTCATAAGTaaaacaaaggggggggggaaatacccCAACTCAGCAGCTGGGTATAGATCTCTTGAGTTTCTACAGATACTCTTTGCTTTCTGACTCCCCTGCAGACATTCCTATATGCCTTCACAGACCTAATTAAACTAGGGAAAAGGGAAGGGGGGCAAGAGATAGTGAACTCCCAGCTTAGTAAGGACTAGCTATTGTCTCTGCACTCTGTCACAATCATATCTTTTTATAGTGTACGCTATGGattcaattaaaataattatttttttaaagtactgttATTACTAATGTTTAGCACACATACATAATGCTTTTTAGCATCAAAACATTAACAAACATTAACTAACTAATCGGTCCATACCCTGACAGGTTTTATACAGACTTGAAGTTTAtttcaaattcagactggaaataaggtttaCATTTTTAAGGGCGAGAGTAATTTACCATGGgtagtggtggagtctccatcactgacaactttctaacagatctgttctaggaattatttcgggGAAGTTCTATTGTAttgtacaggagatcagactaggtgatcacaatggtcccttctagccttggaatccatTAATGAATTTGTGCATTTCTTTGTGTactcaaaaaaatcaaaatccttTATTACTAGTTTTCTATTACCAGAAAACATTTTATGCTTTGGATCTTTACTAGGTGTTCCACAAATGCCCATATTATTGTGAAAAACATGTATCCCAAGCCACACCAATTTGACAATCAAAGTGAAacatttttctcattttcttttttcctcaacCAGATATTTTAAGAAATTCCAGTATTGTGGATATGCCCCCCATGTGCGCAGCTGTAAGCCAAATACCGATGGGATTTCATCCTTTGAGAATCTCTTAGCTAGCACTGTACAGAGAGTGTTTGTCTGGGTTGTTTCTGCTGTCACTTGCTTTGGAAATATCTTTGTTATCTGCATGCGGCCTTACATCAGATCTGAGAACAAGCTCCATGCCATGTCAATAATGTCTCTCTGCTGTGAGTATTTCCCCCAAATCAAAGGTATCAAACACacataaaaatctgtttttagtATGTATGGCTATAAATTTTATTATTATACAGCAGTGACACACCCACAGCACTAGATTGCAAGAGAGAGAAAGTTCAGCCAAATTATAAGATGCTATACCTCAAACAACACAAAGGTTGTTGGATTCTACCTTTAAGTTACTGTGGAGAGTGGGTTAACACTGAAGGCCAAGTGTCTGATATTACTCCCATAGAAGTTGAGTGTCAAATTACTGTCTTCAATAAGAACAGGAATGAGCCccaaattttcaaaggaacaTTAACCCAGCTTCAACACAATTATGAGCACATAGTAATTTGTGCACACCAGCAGGATTTGTGTTCTAAATATTCCAATTTACAAAATGGTTGTAAAAACTCAATTTTACACACATTCTGTGATTTCTGTTTGCATGAGAAAATGCTGTTCTTTACATGACCAAATGATTGTGTATGCAAATGCAGGATTgactttgaaaatgtgaccctgaATGTGACTCCAGGGCTTTCCCATTTTTGGagtatttcaaaatgtttgctttttgttcCAGATCATAattaaaccaaatttcaaaatattgaaatCCTCCACAAAATGGAATTATCTTTCTTTTCACAGCTCTAATCCTGACCATGCCTAAGGTGGCTCAGAGAGGAACTCCCTAATGCATACTTTGAAAAGTGTGCAGGAACCCTCCCACAATATTTTACTTTTCACTGTGGAGCTTATTTAGTCAGCCACACATGTGGAGTGTGGCCTGTCTTACCTGAGAACTTTTCGACCTCAGCAAAAGGCTCTGTGCAATCTGTATTGTGCATGCCTAGCATATGATTTTTCATAGGATCATAGCTTGGGCAAATCAAAACCAAATTTCTGTAACACTAGCAAAGACACTTCTACTCAATGTGAACACTTTGCACACAAAGTTTCAGTATTCTAGCCATTTTGGAACTAGAACTGTTCATAAAAAGCTGCAGGAAGTATTTTTATAATGAgaaatgtatattatttttattcatgCTTTATAACAACTGTTTTTTGCATgaacttaaaagaaaaatcacGTTAGGGCAGAGAGCAAGAATAAAATATGTCAGTCCAAATGGTGAAAATTTCAGAAAGGCAGCAGTAGTCACTGAAAACCAGTTAGAATTGAGAATTTTATAACCTTAACTATAGTTGCTGGTAGAACTTTAAGtatattattaaaatatatatattgtaaaATAAAGGATAATTCAGATATATAAACCAAATTATTCCCTATTGATTCATATTCTTAAATGTTATTTCTACAGGTGCTGACTGCCTGATGGGAATATATTTATTTGTGATTGGAGCCTTTGACGTTAAATATCGTGGAGAATACAACAAGCATGCTCAGTTGTGGATGGACAGTATCCACTGCCAATTGGTGGGCTCATTGGCTATTCTGTCCACAGAGGTGTCCGTTTTACTGTTGACTTACCTGACTTTGGAAAAATATATATGCATAGTTTACCCTTTTAGGTGTTTGAAGACAGGAAAATGCAGGACAATTTCCATTTTGATTCTCATCTGGGTTATTGGCTTTGTGGTTGCTTTTATTCCACTGAGCCACAAGGAATTTTTCAGAAACTACTATGGCACCAATGGGGTCTGTTTTCCTCTTCATTCAGAACAGGCAGAAAGTACAGGAGGCCAGATTTATTCTGTTGTTATTTTTTTAGGTAAGTATGTTATGTTTCTTCCTTTACATATGTTCGCTGGAGCTACAGGGGGAGCCCAACTTTCAAACAAAGATGGCAGCCTTACTAGGCTGCCCAAATCCCATATTTGGATGCTCTGATTAGTATATAAATGCCCACTTTATGCACTTAGGTACAGTGATCGGCACCCAAGAATTAGATTTGAACACCTTATTTACTCATGTTTGAAAATGGGCCCTCTGTGAAAGTATGAGACCCatgaatttattaaaatatttacttttaaaatcTCAGTATTATACACGAGCTTACTCATTTGCTGCTTAGTTTGATGATGGGGTGATGACCAGTCACTGACCAGTTGGTTGGAGCATATGCTAATCAGGGATTGAGCCCCCGCCCTTTGCCTGTCTAGGCCACATCTTTCTAGGGTcgaaaggatggtctagtggacTGTGCACTGCACTAGGACTTAGGAGATCTAGAGCCAGTGCCTGGTTCAGTCGCAGACTGCCTGtgagaccttgagcaagtcagttAATCTATCTTGTGCCTCGATaagccatctgtaaaatgggaataatactgaCATGAGAGGGTTGTTGTAAGCATAAAATTCATTAGTAGTtagcaggtgctcagatactacagggaATAGGGGTTGTAACGTATCTGGGAATAGGGGTTGTAATGTCAGTAAAGCAATGCTGAAATCAAAGAACACGGACCTACAAGATTCACTACATGGTTTAGATAGGGAACGTTCACTATTTAGTGATAATTAATAAATATACTTTGAGTAAGGGGGCATTAACCTCAATGTCCTATATAAAGTCTAACTCAAGTTCTACCTACCTATCTAAATTCCAGTTGTACTAGTAGTTTGGATAAAAGATTCTCCTTTGCTACCTGCCCTATAACTTCCCCAATTTGCCAGTAAGCTGCATGCCTGGAAATAATCATTCATGTCTTAAATCACTAACATCCCTTAACTTCTTAACAGGTGTAAACTTGGCAGCTTTTATCATCATTGTGTTTTCCTATGGAAGTATGTTTTACAGTGTTCACCAAACAGCCATCACAGCAACTGAAATCCGGAATCATATTAAAAAAGAGATGACCCTTGCTAAACGGTTTTTCTTCATTGTTTTCACTGATGCATTATGCTGGATTCCCATCTTTATTTTGAAATTGCTTTCTTTACTTCAAGTAGAAATACCAGgtatgttttttgtttcttttctaaataaaaaattCAGTTAAATGGCTTGTGTGAAAATCATCTAGAAAAAGAAAGCTAAAGTGCTAacactgtggcctggtctacactgggggggggtcaaactaaggtacgcaacttcagctatgcgaatagcgtagctgaagtcgaactaccttagttcgaactacttacccgtcttCACGGCGCGGGAtagatgtccgcggctcccccgtcgactccgccaccaccgtttgcggtggtggagttccggagtcgacgggagcgcgttcggagtttgatatatcgcgtctcatctagacgcgatatatcgaactccgagaagtcgattgctacccgccgatccggcaggtagtatggacgtaccctgtgAAGATATCAGTTAATATTTGTACACTGCTATTACCACAAAGTATTATATACTAATACAATGTTACTGAGTATATACACTTTtgaatatttaaattttttttttcctcctcaaggTACTATAACTTCCTGGGTGGTGATTTTTATACTGCCCATAAATAGTGCTTTGAATCCTCTCCTCTACACTCTGACCACACGACCATTCAAAGAAATGATACATCAGGTTTGGTATAATTACAAACAAGGAAAATCCATAGGAAGCAAAAGCAGTCAGAAAACATATGGCCCATCATTTATCTGGGTAGAGATGTGGCCAATGCAAGAGATCACACCAGAGTTAACAAAGCCTGCTATTTATACAGACTCCTTTGAAACATCAGTATCCACGCATTCCACAAGACTGAATTCATACAGATAAATGTTTTGAATAGTCACAGTAAAATTTGCACAGTCATCTTTGATGTGGACTCACTGTTTTATAGCAACAAGGAAAAAGCTGTAACACGGATTCGCATCAGTGATGGCCAAGTCGTCAAATCAGAAAGAGACAACAGAGAGTGAACTTAACAGTACATACATTTTTGACGAGCCTTAGGAAGTAGTAGccataggaaaaaaatatttatgcGATTAAAATTCCACTAACACTCCAATTGTTTTTTTCATTGTGGGGTTGGGCAGATAAAGTCAAAAAGGTTAAAACTGTCACTTTGTATCTTTCTAAATTCTAAAATGTAATTCATATGCAGTCTATTGTTAGATGACTAGATTGCTAGCAATATAAAAGTTAACTATGAATGGCTATGCAGCTTCCTAAACTTTAGTCAGTTGCAATATTTTTCTGAAGAGTTACTCATAGGTCAGGCACTGGACACCAACTACAATGATTCAgatttatgaatattttaaaaaggtacaATGTTGAGCTAAGTTTTGGGGGATCCCAACTGGAGCAATCAGGCAGATTCTCCATATGTGTatgtcagatttttatttttttttaagacacttTTTGATATTATGAAAGAAAGGGATACTGGATAAGGAGACTTTCAATAACTGGCTTGTGGCCAGCTGAGTTCCCAAGATAACACAGCTGGAGGAAATGCTCTTCTGCATTTACACTTCAAAGCTTTAtttaaaagaagcaaaaagatGTTTTTAATGTTTGCACTCAACTTCTTAAAAGATACAAGAAGTAAAATATAGTGTGACTCACACTTTACTGTTTACAAAACTCTGAAATATGTTAGAATCAAAAACAGAACAGATGTGTATCATGTTTCCGCTACTGTGTATATTGATTTATTTGGAATAAAGATTTATCTGCTGATCAAACTGACTGTTTTCCCCTTGATGAAAATAGTAAACACACCATATTTCATTTTACATCCTCACTTGATACTCTGGATAATGCAGAATGTCTTCAACATTAACTCTCCTTTACTCCACTTTGAGAGCATCAAGTTGATTAGCTAAATAATCAAGGAACAGTAAGAGAACATGTACTACTTACAGCCTTCTCTATGCTTTGACAGATTGGAGGAAGAAACAAGCGGCCATAATTAGCTGTTCAATATTTGTTCTGTCTTTTAttctttagattaaaaaaaatagattttcttAGGGTGGGAGACACCTAGAAATAGGGATCAATGACTATTCAGTCATGGCACATCACTACATTTTTCTATAGCTTCCCAACTCATTTCAGTGCTGCTATTTCATATGTTTCTGGGTACAGTACCTAGGATCCAGATATTTACCACAAATTAAAAATCTTTTAGCTAGTAGATCCTTGTTTACAATGGTATGCCTGATTATAGGGTTTGAATCACAAACCTACTAGTTCATTAAATGGGAGGAAATGCAGAACAAGTTCTAATACAGCCTATTATCTCAAAGATTACAGAAAACGGAGAATTAGCACAGATACTATTGAAACTGAAATGTATATTTCAAATAGCAACCCAACCTTTTAATACACAATACAGCTGAGTTTCTATCGTAAGAAAAAATATGATCTAAGCACACAATAAAGCACTTTAAATATAGTTTAGTAACCAAAATACCAAAAAATATCAGGTGTAGAA from Mauremys mutica isolate MM-2020 ecotype Southern chromosome 5, ASM2049712v1, whole genome shotgun sequence includes these protein-coding regions:
- the RXFP1 gene encoding relaxin receptor 1 isoform X2; this encodes MTSSHAFEVKTSECLVDSVPAECLCRGLELDCEGANLRSVPSVSSNVTLMSLKRNQLRKLSADSFKKYQDLKNLFLQNNKIRAVSEHAFKGLYNLTKLYLSHNKITLLKPGVFEDLHKLEWLIIENNKINQISPLTFHGLNSLILLVLMNNSLARLPDKPLCQHMPRLHWLDFEGNHIHNLRNVTFISCSTLTVLVMRRNKISSLNENSFSSLQKLDELDLASNKIESLPPYLFKDLKELSQLNLSYNPIQKIQANQFDYLLKLKSLSLEGIEITNIQRRMFKPLRNLSHIYFKKFQYCGYAPHVRSCKPNTDGISSFENLLASTVQRVFVWVVSAVTCFGNIFVICMRPYIRSENKLHAMSIMSLCCADCLMGIYLFVIGAFDVKYRGEYNKHAQLWMDSIHCQLVGSLAILSTEVSVLLLTYLTLEKYICIVYPFRCLKTGKCRTISILILIWVIGFVVAFIPLSHKEFFRNYYGTNGVCFPLHSEQAESTGGQIYSVVIFLGVNLAAFIIIVFSYGSMFYSVHQTAITATEIRNHIKKEMTLAKRFFFIVFTDALCWIPIFILKLLSLLQVEIPGTITSWVVIFILPINSALNPLLYTLTTRPFKEMIHQVWYNYKQGKSIGSKSSQKTYGPSFIWVEMWPMQEITPELTKPAIYTDSFETSVSTHSTRLNSYR
- the RXFP1 gene encoding relaxin receptor 1 isoform X1 codes for the protein MTSCCWFYIFFIFGTNFIHCTSENQDSGHEVICPLGYFPCGNITKCLPQLLHCNGVDDCGNQADEDNCGDNNGWSQQFDKYFAKYNEMTSSHAFEVKTSECLVDSVPAECLCRGLELDCEGANLRSVPSVSSNVTLMSLKRNQLRKLSADSFKKYQDLKNLFLQNNKIRAVSEHAFKGLYNLTKLYLSHNKITLLKPGVFEDLHKLEWLIIENNKINQISPLTFHGLNSLILLVLMNNSLARLPDKPLCQHMPRLHWLDFEGNHIHNLRNVTFISCSTLTVLVMRRNKISSLNENSFSSLQKLDELDLASNKIESLPPYLFKDLKELSQLNLSYNPIQKIQANQFDYLLKLKSLSLEGIEITNIQRRMFKPLRNLSHIYFKKFQYCGYAPHVRSCKPNTDGISSFENLLASTVQRVFVWVVSAVTCFGNIFVICMRPYIRSENKLHAMSIMSLCCADCLMGIYLFVIGAFDVKYRGEYNKHAQLWMDSIHCQLVGSLAILSTEVSVLLLTYLTLEKYICIVYPFRCLKTGKCRTISILILIWVIGFVVAFIPLSHKEFFRNYYGTNGVCFPLHSEQAESTGGQIYSVVIFLGVNLAAFIIIVFSYGSMFYSVHQTAITATEIRNHIKKEMTLAKRFFFIVFTDALCWIPIFILKLLSLLQVEIPGTITSWVVIFILPINSALNPLLYTLTTRPFKEMIHQVWYNYKQGKSIGSKSSQKTYGPSFIWVEMWPMQEITPELTKPAIYTDSFETSVSTHSTRLNSYR
- the RXFP1 gene encoding relaxin receptor 1 isoform X3, with the translated sequence MSLKRNQLRKLSADSFKKYQDLKNLFLQNNKIRAVSEHAFKGLYNLTKLYLSHNKITLLKPGVFEDLHKLEWLIIENNKINQISPLTFHGLNSLILLVLMNNSLARLPDKPLCQHMPRLHWLDFEGNHIHNLRNVTFISCSTLTVLVMRRNKISSLNENSFSSLQKLDELDLASNKIESLPPYLFKDLKELSQLNLSYNPIQKIQANQFDYLLKLKSLSLEGIEITNIQRRMFKPLRNLSHIYFKKFQYCGYAPHVRSCKPNTDGISSFENLLASTVQRVFVWVVSAVTCFGNIFVICMRPYIRSENKLHAMSIMSLCCADCLMGIYLFVIGAFDVKYRGEYNKHAQLWMDSIHCQLVGSLAILSTEVSVLLLTYLTLEKYICIVYPFRCLKTGKCRTISILILIWVIGFVVAFIPLSHKEFFRNYYGTNGVCFPLHSEQAESTGGQIYSVVIFLGVNLAAFIIIVFSYGSMFYSVHQTAITATEIRNHIKKEMTLAKRFFFIVFTDALCWIPIFILKLLSLLQVEIPGTITSWVVIFILPINSALNPLLYTLTTRPFKEMIHQVWYNYKQGKSIGSKSSQKTYGPSFIWVEMWPMQEITPELTKPAIYTDSFETSVSTHSTRLNSYR